One window from the genome of Solea solea chromosome 13, fSolSol10.1, whole genome shotgun sequence encodes:
- the jazf1b gene encoding juxtaposed with another zinc finger protein 1b, producing MTGIAAASFFSNACRFGGCGLHFDSLAELIVHIEDSHIDTDPRLLEKQEQQQPTYVALSYINRFMTDAARREHDALKKKVQPKLSLSLTGSLSRSSVSTPPRHTSGNLTPPVTPPITPSSSFRSSTPTGSECDEEEVDFQESDSDESWTTESAISSESILSSMCMNGGDEKPFACPVPGCKKRYKNVNGIKYHAKNGHRTQIRVRKPFKCRCGKSYKTSQGLRHHTINFHPPISADIIRKMQQ from the exons ATGACAGGCATCGCCGCTGCTTCTTTCTTCTCCAATGCTTGCAGATTTGGCGGCTGCGGACTTCACTTCGACTCTCTGGCCGAGCTCATCGTGCACATCGAGGACAGTCACATCG ATACAGACCCCCGCCTTCTGgagaagcaggagcagcagcagccgacaTATGTGGCCCTTAGCTACATCAACAG GTTCATGACAGATGCTGCGCGGCGAGAACACGACGCCCTGAAGAAGAAGGTGCAGCCCAAgttgtctctttctctgacaGGCAGTCTGTCCCGCAGCAGTGTTTCCACGCCGCCTCGCCACACCAGTGGAAACCTCACGCCTCCCGTCACCCCTCCCATCacgccttcctcctccttccgcAGCAGCACACCCACAG GTAGCGAGTGTGACGAAGAGGAGGTGGACTTTCAGGAGTCTGACAGTGATGAATCGTGGACCACAGAGAGCGCCATCAGCTCTGAGTCCATCCTCAGTTCCATGTGCATGAACGGAGGAGACGAGAAGCCTTTTGCGTGCCCCGTCCCAGGCTGTAAAAAGAGATACAAG AATGTGAACGGGATCAAGTATCATGCCAAGAACGGCCACCGGACCCAGATAAGGGTGCGCAAACCCTTCAAGTGCCGGTGTGGGAAGAGCTACAAAACGTCTCAGGGTCTCCGCCACCACACCATTAACTTCCACCCGCCCATCTCTGCTGACATCATCCGTAAGATGCAGCAGTAG